The genome window CTGCGGAGGCATCGAACTGGCTCCGCCCCTACCCACACGTGTTTGAGGAGATTCGCCAGATCGCTCTCATCATCGACACGAAGTGGAAGCGGATCACGCGGATCGACGATCCCAAACAGGGCGTGAGCCAAGCCGATGTCTACCAACTGATGGCCTATGGCCGGCTATACGACTGTCCGAATGTCGTGCTGCTGTATCCTCATCACGGCGGGCTGCCGCCCGATCCGATCGTGCAGCAGTATTCAATCGCGGAGCGGGGCGCGAGGGAGAGCCTTTTCGTGGTCACCCTCGACGTCACCGGACCACGCCGGAAGCACGAGACTGCCCTCAGAGACCTGGTATTGGATCGCCTGACTGCCGTCGTTGCTGCCTGAGTAGCAGGACTTTGTGCTTGGGATCAGCATGGGGGGCTGCGGCCGGGCCTTGGACAACGTCTTCGTCAAGCGGCTCTGGTGGTCTGTGAAGTACGAGGAGGTGTACTTGAAGGACTGCGCGTCCGTGCCGGAGGCCCGTTCGGGTGTTGGGCGCCATTTCTCTGTTTCTACAATTACGTACGCAGGCACCAGGCTCATTCTTGCCAGGCGGCGATTCGCTGCACGTCCTCTATCGCCCTCTGCATGAAGTCGCTCAGGCCCGGGTATTGGAGATCGGCATTCCTGGTCAGATACAGCATCTCTCTTGCGCCCAGATCGCTCATGTCTTCATGCACGATCAAGCTGATGAAGAGGAGCCTCGCCTTTTGGAACTCCAGCAGGGAGATGGCTACGTTCTTCGCTTTGTCGTTGCCGCGTACGCCGAAAAGATAGAGCGCACGGTCGTTGTGCGTCAGAGACCAGTCCACGCCAACCGGGTAATCGGGTAGTGGGTAGTAGTCGGCAATCGGAGACAATGGTGTCAATTCTGTCGCGACATATTCATCGAGGTCGTCGTAGAAGCTGCTGCGAGGCACTTCCCGTGCCCAGTAGCGCATGTTGCACACTTTCTGTACACAGCCGGCAAACTGAAGCACGCCACGGTAGAGTGAATCCGCCGGTGCATCGAGATACAGATTGCCGGCGTCGTTTCGGATGTCGTTGTTGATAAGGATGCTGTCGAGAATCCGCCTGCGCGCCAGAGATGTCTCATCGAACGTATAGGAAAGACGCATCAGAGTCATGCCGAAGTCGCAAATGCGGATGTAGCCGTCGCCGAGCGGACTGCTCTGCAGATAGATATCCACCATGTCGCCGTCTTCGTGCAGAATGGGGACGATCAGTTGATGGCGTCCAGGGCGCCGTTCGTAAACATCGACACGTCCCGCGAGCTGCTGGTTCAACGTCGCGACGGCGTTCTCGATGTTCATTGGAACAGGACTCCTTGACTCAGCTCCGGGAACCAGGGATCGAGATTCGATACGCCGATGTCCTCGAAAAAGACCGCAAGGCCTTGTTCAAGGGTGCTGTACCGATCCGTAGGTTCCCGGTGCTTTTCTTGCGGCTGCAGGCTTCCCGATGCGATTTCCTGCTCGGTGATGCGGTGTATGTGCGGGCTGAAGAAATGCTCGTCTCCACCCTTGCTCAGCTCTCCGTGGGGACCGTTGTATCTGACTAATGTGACCGTTCCCAACGCAGGATCATCGCTTCGGTAGCGCAACCCGATGGAGAAGTTCTCGATGAACATGAGGTTCTGCCGAACGAAGACCAGGAATGTCCCGTCGCCTACTGATTCGGATCGAAGCTCCACGTCGCAACGGCGGTGCCCGTTCTGTTCTCGATATCCCTTCATGGGCGTCTTGGAGACGATCGTCTTGGGCACGCCAATGATCTGCGCAATCTCCTCGTCCGTCATCGTCTCACTGCTCTCGAAATGCCGCCAGCTTCGTGATGACGTCCCGGTCCAGTCCGGCCTTGCGCGTGACGGCCCGCAG of Acidobacteriota bacterium contains these proteins:
- a CDS encoding DUF1828 domain-containing protein; its protein translation is MNIENAVATLNQQLAGRVDVYERRPGRHQLIVPILHEDGDMVDIYLQSSPLGDGYIRICDFGMTLMRLSYTFDETSLARRRILDSILINNDIRNDAGNLYLDAPADSLYRGVLQFAGCVQKVCNMRYWAREVPRSSFYDDLDEYVATELTPLSPIADYYPLPDYPVGVDWSLTHNDRALYLFGVRGNDKAKNVAISLLEFQKARLLFISLIVHEDMSDLGAREMLYLTRNADLQYPGLSDFMQRAIEDVQRIAAWQE